TCGCGCCAGTTCTTCGCCCTGGCACGCGCCGGTTACCTGCCACCTTTCCTCGCCAAGTTGTCGCGCTTTCAGACACCGCACCGCGCCATCATTGCCGGCGGCGTGGTCGGTATCGCCGCCATCTACAGCGACGGCCTGATCAACCTGGGCGGCATGACCCTGACCGCGGCAATGATCACCATGGCCGTATTCGGCGCCATCGTGATGTACATCATGAGCATGCTCAGCCTGTTCAAACTGCGTAAGACCGAACCGCTGCTGGAGCGCACGTTCCGCGCACCCGGTTATCCCATCGTGCCGGGCATTGCGCTGGTACTGGCGGTGGTGTGCCTGGTGGCAATGGCCTGGTTCAATGCCTTGATCGGGCTGATCTTCCTGGGCTTTATGCTCGCCGGCTTCATCTACTTCCAACTGACCGCCCAGGACCGCGCCGATGCGCCAGCGGATGCGATGCTGACAGGGCTTTAAGGTTTCTGAGGCGGAACAGGCCTACACTGAACTACTCAGAAAGCCTGTAACTCAAAGCAGTTATTACCGTGGGAAAACTCTCCCACGGCAATCTGCCTCAAGGAGAGCGTTATGCCGTGGTATGCATGGTTGATTTTAGTGGTGGCGATCGGGTCGATCGTCGGTGGCCTGATGATGCTGCGCGACAGCGCCAACAAGGTTGAACTCACCGACGAACAACGCAAGCGCGTGGCCGAGCGAAATGCGCAGGCGGATGCCAAGGATGCGCAGGATCGCTGAACCTTGGGTTATTCCCAAGCCGCCCTGGCGATCTGCAAACCGTGCTGTCCCTTATAGGCAGCACGTTCCGGCTGGCTCCAGCCACTCAGCAACTCGTCCTCCAGCTTGTAAACCTCAACCCCCAACGGCCGACACACCGTCAGCGGGTCCTGCGCATCCGGCCCCCACATCGGCAGCGACAAATCCCCACCCGGACAGGTCGACAGCGCACACAGCAGATCGATCTCGGCAAAGAACTCCAGATAATCGCCCTTCTGCGCCGGACAGGCTTTCATGAAGTACATGTCGTCATGATTGAGGCCCGTGCATTGGAAAATATTCAGCACATCGTGCACGTCGAACTCCGTCAGGCCGTGGGGTAAAACCGCGCGGGTCAGATTCGAGTGACAGTGGTGGTGGAAGTCTTCGCCGGTGAGCATGCGGTTCACATAGGGGTCGCAGCGCGTACCGAGCAGATCATGCAGGCGACCGCCGTGCTCGTCGATGCCGTAGTTGGCCAGGCTGTCGTCGGTGATAGTGACCAAGGGCCTTAGAAAGGGCAGGTTCGACCATAGACGGTCGTGAGTGCTGACATGGGCTCCCTGCAGCTGACGCGTACGCGCCGCCCATAAACGCTCGCGTGGGTCGTTGGCGTTCCATACGTTGAAGTCGCCGACCTGCGGGCCCACCGGTGTCGTGACACGGAATACATGCCCAGCCGGCACTTTCCACGCCCTCCCCGTACGAATCGGTACCTCGAACTGCTCGATCAACGTACGCTGATCCTTGTGATCGCGAATACGCGTATAGAACGCCGTATCAACCTGCAATGCTGAGCCTTTACTGACTTGGTAAGCGGCCGGATAGTCTTCGTACATGCTGCAGATCCTCAATCAGGGCTAGGTAAACAGCGCCAACACTGGAGCTTCGAATCATTCAAGTACAAGCTAATGACCTCGTCTCCCGCCTGTTTATCAGAGCGTAATGGTTGAACCATTTTCACTCCAAACGTAATCAGTATTCGTGCCAACGTCACGGGGTTCAGAAAATAAAAAGACCGGTCAATGACCGGTCTTCTAGGCGACTTTTTACATCCTTAATTAATAATAAGCCTGTCGCGATTTTTCTCCAGCAATGCCTTGCCGATACCCTTTACCTCAAGCAACTCATCTACCGCCGTGAACGGGCCATTACTTTCGCGGTAGGC
The sequence above is drawn from the Pseudomonas quebecensis genome and encodes:
- a CDS encoding DUF2897 family protein, which encodes MPWYAWLILVVAIGSIVGGLMMLRDSANKVELTDEQRKRVAERNAQADAKDAQDR
- a CDS encoding urea carboxylase-associated family protein, encoding MYEDYPAAYQVSKGSALQVDTAFYTRIRDHKDQRTLIEQFEVPIRTGRAWKVPAGHVFRVTTPVGPQVGDFNVWNANDPRERLWAARTRQLQGAHVSTHDRLWSNLPFLRPLVTITDDSLANYGIDEHGGRLHDLLGTRCDPYVNRMLTGEDFHHHCHSNLTRAVLPHGLTEFDVHDVLNIFQCTGLNHDDMYFMKACPAQKGDYLEFFAEIDLLCALSTCPGGDLSLPMWGPDAQDPLTVCRPLGVEVYKLEDELLSGWSQPERAAYKGQHGLQIARAAWE